Below is a genomic region from Indicator indicator isolate 239-I01 chromosome 2, UM_Iind_1.1, whole genome shotgun sequence.
CCTGTCAAAATTTAAAGTAAAATAGTGGCTTTTGTTCACATCACACAAATGCTGGTACAGCTTTTGTATATTGTGAAATTTTAGGTACGTTCATGCTGGTAGATTACCATGTCTGGGAACGTTCCCAGCTACTGGAACGTGACTATTTATACTGTTAATTGTTAGAACAGCATTTTGCATGGTTTTGGCCCAGCTGACTAGCACTCTTTCATACAATTCCCAGGCACAGTTTGGGAGTTCACATGAGCCTGGGACCGTTCCCAGCAAGCAGTTTGGTTAGAGCCACCTGTTTTGGAAAAAACAGAAGACTTTAGTGGTACAGATACTGGCTGTTCTGTGCCACTTGGCCTCTATGCCAGACACTGGTCCTTGAAATCTGTTTAGTAAATAAATGTAACTGGTGCCTTCCAGTGGTAAGACTAATAAAggtaatttttgtttttcaagtgtATCTCAGAGGAGGAAATCTCCTTTAAGCTTCTAGACATTCTTGTGTAATCTTTCATATCTTTAGACAAGACAAAAATAGTTTATATAGTGGGCCCATAACCCCCTCTGGAATTGAAATTATGGAGTGAGGCTAGATTTTACAGTGTTTTGAGATCCCATTGTTGGAGAGCATCTCACATGGAAACACCTTTTACTTGGGAGTGCTTCATTCTATCAACCAGTCTTGTATCCATCTTAGTAGTAACTGTAACTGTAACTGtggtcagattttttttttttcatatttgttcATCTTGGTCAGACAATTGAGCAGCTGGTAACAGTAATGCTATTTTAGAATGTGGCCAATAAATGTATAAAgaagttcagtctggaggagattGTAATATTTGAAATAACAGTACAGTTCTCTGTTTTAAGAGTTCTGCACGAAAGCATGGTATACACTGTCAGAACTTAGTACATGGCTTGTCTTTCTCATTGtcataaataaatataatgcAAAATATTACATGGAATTGTTGACCAAGTCTTGGAGGCTTTGTTGACAGTAGATTTTCTTTAtagcaaaagaaagcaagagtGAAATGGGCATCTGTTTTCCTTTATTAACAGGAGATTGCTGCGGTTTTACACTAATGGTCTAGCTACCCAGTGGAGAACACAGCTGTTTTCCTCTGGTTAATCCACTGCTTTGCTTTAGTCCTTACTGTATAACAAGACTGGTGGTCCAAAACAGATACACTTGTGAGACATACAGGATACATTTACTCTAAGGACAGCTAAGCTTTGCAACTGTGCTGTCTCAATAGCTTAGCAGTTCTGGCATCCTAGCACAGTTTACATTTTCATGGTGCAGGGAAGCCCCTAACTATTCATGGAAAAAATTGGTCAGTCAGTCCCTAAATTGCTCCTAAGTTTGCTCCATGAAGAGTATCTCCAGAGTAACAGTATTACCTGTGTATATGTTCTGgagtttgctttggtttggtttttgctgTTTCAAGGGACAATTGCAGAATGGCTAACTTGAGTTATACAGTGTACAAGTAGAATTGATAACTGGATCGAAACCAGAGTGATTCATTTGCTTATAGCTTTGGAAAGTGTAAATGGCTAATTACTGTTAGATACTTGATCCATTAAATTATGGATTCCTGGATTTTTCTCAAGTGCTACTTATTGTGAATGTTTGCACCAAATGAAAATAATTGGACCTTTTAGCCATTGTCATTCCTTAAGCTtatgtggttttctttctgtagaTCACAGGCTTGTGTAGTTCATGAACTTGTATTGCATCTGCCTGTGGTGCTTTGAATGCAAGAAATTTGGACTCTTTAAAAAAGTTAAGATTACTAGAAAGCTTCCTTCATTGAAACTTATGTGactggaactttttttttaagaattgtGGGTGTGGAAGGCTATGAGTAGAAGGGAAGGTAACTGTTAGTGACAGTGACAATTTTAATCATTTTCTGagggtgatttatttatattgttGCAAAACCAAGCCTATCATGCCAGcgagcttttaattttttttcatccagaCCTTTCCATTTCTTGAGCTTGGCTTTTGTGCTTTGCTGCCCATCTGGTAGTAGTAAATGGATGAATAATCGATGGCCTGTTTCCAATTGGGCCATGCCAGTTCTATGCCATCTGTtgtccagcagcacaggagtaCGGAGGAAAAGGATTAGTTTCCTTAAAAGAACTTTCATTTGGCTTCCTAGATGCAATGTAGTTACatagttttgtttgtattttagtttgtgtttggggtttttgtttggggttttttttaaagcaagacCTCAGTTTATTTGAAGGAAAATACTTTTCATGGCAAAACAACCCTCAGAAAGAGTAAACTCTTCTAAATAAAATTTGACTGGTGTTGCCATGATAGATGTTGCAACATGTTGCCATGCCATGCCACAATTTCAGTGGGAAGAGAACTTGTCTCTGAGATGTTAGGTGAAATCTGACCTATAAATATCTTGTTAATTTCAATGCCATTGCATGGAATTGTTTCCTTTGTTGCTTTGGGAAAGTAGCCCAGCATCATCAAATCAGATTTTGTAGGATATGTCCTGTCTCGATCTGTTTGGGGCAGGTCATGTGGAGCTGTTTGCTGTAAGCAAACAAGAACATGCTAACTACTTTAGCTGATAGCATCTCTCAGATGCTGTCAACCAATAAGGAATAGTTCAGCTTATGTTCCTGAGCAGTGTTTTGGACACAGGCACAGCTGCCCAAAGACTTAATAAGACCTAATGGaatattttgcttttgattTAAATTAACTTTAAATTCTTTGGCCATTCACATGCAATATGATCTTATTTTGATTCTGATTTAGGAAgtgaagcaagaaaaaaaccttATTAACtgtcaactggaaaaaaaattgcaacagATCCATCAGCTTGAAGAAGAACTAAGTATGGTCAAGCAGTCTTTAAAGCAGAGCCAGAATTTTGCAGAAGAGTTGAAAAGTGAGTTATGTATTTAAATTTGTGGAACTCCTGTTGCACATTTAATGATGTGTTTCCTGCCATCCTGTGAGTTTCATTGTGAAAAGTTAAAAGGTTTCCACTGTGGGATATGATTAGTGGTTTTACCAACACTGAGTttgttttaaatggaaatgcatTTTTGTCTATGAAGAAAGTAAAGGTACACAGTTCTGAAATTAGTTGAAGTGCACTGATCAGCAAACTGAATTTCATACAATGTCTCTAAATCATAAAACTTCTGTTTTGTAATTCTTTAATGTGTTTcatagtgtttaaaaaaaggtagaaaaatgTTGCATAACTGTCAATAGTTGAGTCTTGTTTGCAGCATTTCTGGTTGAGAACACAGTTTTTCAGCAACTGAGTTGAAATATACCTTGTAGTTCTGGATCTGACTGAAAAGGGGGATAGATAGATTCCCACTTATTCCTGTGCATCCCACTTTTGTCTGTTCACCAATAAAATGTCatgtaatattttaaaattaagctTTTGGATTTGATTCTGTTCTCCTTAAAATTAATGACCAAACTTTGGTCGCCTTTCAGCTGATGATCTTATAGAAAACTTGCAGACTTTATAAACTAGCTAGTGGAACAGAATTCCTGTATGTAGCCTTGGTGCTTCTTAGTCTATTCCTATCAAGGCAGGGAAACAACTATGACAATTTGAAAAAGGACCCTACTTTGGTAGAAATGGAGTGTAAGACTGACCCACAAGGCTTTATACTGGAATGACAACTgtcctgtttctttttgttttgtttaaaaaaccccaaaacaccaccacaaaaaggAAGTGCTactttatattaaaaaattgATGAAAGTAGGGCAGAGAAACAACAGGTATTTACATCTGAGAAGTAAGAACTGACCGGCTTGGAGTGTGCAGACTTGTAGCAGATAATTTGGAAAGCTGACAATGTCTATGAATACATGGTTTCCAATAGCATGTGGTGATATAAGCAATCCTTTATCTAGTGATGTGATTTGATAGTAAAGCTATGCACTAGAATGAGAATTGAAAATGGAATTGAAAACAGTAAAAAGTAAATAGTAACAATTCCTCTAGAAAATTACCAGTAGAATTGCCAGTATTGACTGTCAAAGATTCAatgatgttttcttttacaGATAAGAATACTTCTCAGGAAACAGAGTTGAAGCTACTGGAagagaaatttaaaaagcaagagaGCTCCCTTTTGCTGGAGAAGCTGAAGACAGCTTTAGCTGACATGGAAAAGCAACAAGATTCTACCCAAATCCTGCTCAAAGAAAAAGATAACTATATTAAAGAACAAAACtgtaaaataagtaaaatgGAGGGAGAATCAGAAGCTTTGCAGAAGCTTCTTGGATTCAAGCAGAGAGAGTGTGAAGACCTGCAAAAAGAGGCTACTGCTTTTTCTCaatggaaaaatgaaaatgatcaTCTTATAAACAAACTTAAGTCTGAAAAGGAAGGTATGCTGGCCCATATTAATGAGTTGGAGAGTTCACTTCAGAGTCAGCAAATCAAAAATTGTGAGCATAGTGAGAAACTCAGAATGTTGGAAACTGAATGTGacagaaaaaacacagagattAGAGAACTTAAAGACGTGTTGGAATGTAAAAGTGCAGAattagaagaacaaaaaaaagcttttgatgagcttctgcagaaagcagaatgtTCTGATAAAAAGTACTGTAAAGAGATAGAAAATATGTCCTGTAAAATATTCCAGTTTACCAACCAAATTAGTGAACTAGAAGAAAAGTTACAGTTAGCAGCAACTGAAGGGCTGCAAAAGGAACAGCGTTATCATGACCTGCTTGCTGAATATGAAAAAATCTGTTGTCTTGTAAAAGAGAAAGATACTTCAGGAATGACAAACAATGGAGAAGTTAATTTACCAAGTGGACAGGATAAAACTGTGTTAGGCAGTATGCAACTTGCAGCAAATAACTGCATTGCTGAGGATCCCAGATGTGCAAAACCTTACCTAGAAGTAGGAAAAACAAAGGATCTGGCCATTTTGCAAGATCAAATCTCGTCTCTTGAGATTTCCTTACTGGCTCAAAAGCAGCTGAATTctaatcagcagcagcagtatgaAGACTTACTGCAAATAAAGGGTGAAGCAGAAGAGAAGTTATTAAGTGTAGAACAGATGCATGAAAGCTTCGTGACAGAAACTAAACAGCATATTAGTAACTTGCAAGATGATATTTCAACACGTCAAAAATTAGTTGAAGAATCTTTAGCTATTCTTGAGGAAAAGGACATGCAACTGCAAACTCTGAATGAAAGATTAGAGACCCAACAAGGTGAGCTTCAGGATTTAAAGATTAATAATAAATTGCTTGAGGATTCAGTAAGACAGCTGAAGCACATGTCTGAAACATGGGATTCAGAGAAGAAGGTTATGTCTTCAACTATTTGCTCATATAGCAAAGAAGTTGAGGAACTTACTGAGGAAAATGCCATCCTTAAGAATTTAAGCAGAGCTTTAGAGAAAGAACAAATAACTTTGCTGGAAACAAATAAAAGTATTTCTGATGgtttaaaggagaaagaagaaataatttctgaaatgtcagaaaaacacagagaggAGCAACAGCGTAGTGAATCAAGAACTGAAGAAATCAAAACAGAGCTTAAAGTTTTGCAAGCAAATTATAAATCAGTGGAAGAAGAAAACGTGAAGATGGTGAGCATTCTGAGAGAGCAGACAGTTGAAtttgaggaaaagaaagcaaaattagaACAAGAGCAACAGTTTTTTTGTGAGAATAAAGACATCTTACATAAACTAAAAGCCTCAGAACAAATGAAGAAGGATTTGATTCAAGAATTTAAACAACTCCACTCAGAATTTTCCAGTATCCAGCAGGTGCCTTCTACGGAGCTTGACTGTTTAACACAGGAAGCGTTAAATGTCAGGGCAACACAAAATACAATGCAAgagaaatgtgcccttgtatttcaagacaaggggcaatcaAGGAAGGAACTAGAAACAAAAAGTGAATCTCTAATGTGTGGTCTTAGTTGTGAACAGAAACTTCATTCAGAACAGTTCAGGAAGTCCATGGAAGAAAAAGATGCTGAGCTGAATAAATACCAAGTTAAGCTTGAACTTCTTCAGATGGATTTTGAGGACAGAGAACTATGCCTAGAGAACTACAAGTTAAAAGTGATACAACTGGAGACTGAATTAAAAGGCACAGAAGCAGAACTTGAGAAAAatgtgagagagaaagagagactgcAGCAAGAACTACTGTCTGTTAAGGAACTGAAAACTTTAGATTCTGCACATACAGTATTAGATGAAGATGGTTACTCACTGGAGTATGATTATGATAGTGTTTCCCAGAATTGTGGCCAAAAAGGAATGGATGAAAGTTGTTCATCATTCTTGCTGGCATCCTCTTTGCAGGCAGCAATGAACAATTTGAGTGAGCCCGAGAAAATATGTGAGAGATTGCAGAGTGAGAACGTTGTATCAGCCTCTGGATTTAAAGTCTCGAAACCCAATGACATCACAGGTATTAAtatggaggaggagaaagagaacatAATGAATGCAGATAAAAATTCAGAGAAAGCTATTTTTCCAGAAGAGCTTATGGATCAGAGTGATAACTGCAATCTAAGCATGCATTTTGATAATAAAGAGATGTCCTTCAGACTTAGAGAATGCTGTACTGGACCTTGTTCTGACCATAAAGATTTAAAATTGTCCAGCGAAGAAGTTAAAATACACTTTgctgaaggaagagagaagtttTTGTCATTCCAGGATGAACATACAGAATCATACAGACAGCACTGCAGTATGTGTTTCAGGATACCTCAGCTACAGTCTTGCACTGAAACACTGAAGGCAGAAAACTCTGCATTGTCAAAAAGTCTGAGCAGCGCTTATAAAGATTCTGTGAGTGTGCTACTATCTTCCAGCCAAACAGACACACTCTCTAAATTAGATGAAACTAAGTCCATGGTTTCTTTCTCAAATCTTTTTGATTTGAGTTCCAGTTTTACAGAAGCGAGTGAGGTGGCTGATTCTTCAAACAGTGGTATGTGCAACTGGATAGAGGAAATGAATCAGCCAGACAGTTCTCCAGAAGGTGCAACATATATTTTGGTCAAAAATAGTCATAATGCTCACAGATCGGACTCTGTTGGAGAGTGCAGCAGTATTACTCCTAAGAAATCTAACCTTGAGGGTAGAATTGAAGAACTTCAAATGCTATGTCAGACCTATAAGAAGGCCATTAAGGTGCTCCAAGACCAATTTCACATTCAAGAGAatatgaaaaatgaagaaatacaaGAGCTGAGAAAAGTTATACTTtctgaaagaacagaaatagaTCAACTCAAACAGCAAAATCTATCTGATGAGAAAGAATGGcagcagaaactgaaaaatGTGACTATGGAGATGGAGTACAAActggcagcagaaagaaaacaaactgagaTTCTGTCTTTGGAGCTTGAAGCAGCAAGATTCCAACTGCAAGTCCTTGATTTAAGTTCTCATTCACTGCTGTGCACAGATACTGAAAATGTAAGTAACTGCTCTAATGCAGATCAGTTTTATGTAAACCCTTTAATTTATGGTAAGCCAAATTTAAATTTTGAGATGAAATCTGTTTAAAAGTTTGTCCCACAGAAGCTGTAGTCTTCTctagaaaaagcagagaaatagtCCAGTACCTTGGGTTTTGGTTTATGCATCACAGGGATTGTGAGAAATAACAAATGATGACAAATACAAAAAGTTTAGTCTCCTGGAGTCATGTAATACTTTGCACTACTTTCTTACCTTTCCTTCATGTCTCTGTCAGTGTGGATCCTGCTGTGTCAGCAGGTGCACATGCACAGTATGTGTTTGTAATATTCTTACAAGCTCAGATCTCTGATTTAACACAATCAGTTAAATATGCATACACTTCCCACATCCCTTCATGGGACAAAGAAACTAGGACTGGTTCCACACCTTGAATTCCTTTCAGTAccatcaaaggcagaacagaacAAGCTGGTCGCAGAAAAATTAGTTTTCGTTTCAGCCTGAATTCCTTCAAAATGCTTAAGAGGATAAGAAATTTGCAGTCAGCTCTGACTTTCTTTTCCAGTACATACATGGTGTGCAACCAGTAAGATAGATTTTACTGGTCCTTGTAAGGAATGGCAGAATCAAACCTTCActcaaaatggaagaaaacaagTTTAGTTATTGCATGCAGCATGTTAGACTGATTCCCCTTAAAATTAAATCTACCAGGTTCATTTTCTGCTTGTGAGAATTGCAGTTTTGACCATTAAGTCCTGTGCAAGTGGCCTCCAGTACCAGTCAGCCCACTCTCGAATTAAAGTTTGACTGCTGTCATGCAAAGCATCTTCACGGACTATGTTTTGAccagctgtgcagcactgagTTACTGTTCcttgcagagaagaaaatgtttcacttgTATGACACGTTGCTTGCAAATCACATAGAGCATCCACACTGATATAGACACTCGAGGAAAGACAATACTATTCCTTAATATGCAGAGGTGGAAATTTTTTGAGATGaggctgtgtccagttctgaggcccccaaaacaaaagagacatggacctgctggagcaggtccagaggagggccacaaagatgatcagagggctggagcacgtctgtaaaaacaggctgaaagaattggggctgttcagcctagagaagagacaAAGACCTTATCggtacatttcagtatctgaagaagacctacagaaaggctgggcaaggactatttagaagggcttgtagtggtatgacgaggggcagtggttttaaactggagcagggtagatttaggttggatgtaaAGAGggagttctttacaatgagaacaACAGGGTGTGGGCTCCAGCTAcaccagggaagggttaggctggacagtaggaaaaaaatttgcactgaaagggttgtgaggctctggcccaggctgcccagggaggtggtggagtccccatccctggaggggtttaaaagctgtgcagatgcagTGCTTGTGGGTATGGCTTGGTGCTGGGCttggcagagtagggttaatggttggacttgatgatcttgaaggtcttttccaacctaaatgattccatgattgtaaAATACTGAGACAGGTTGCgcagggctgtggttgaggccccatccctggagacattcaagatcaggcttgatgtggccctggataggctgatctagttggagatgtccctacTTACTTCAGGGACAAGTTCAACAAgaagacctttgagggttccttccaacctgatgcaatctgtgaatctgtgatatCTGACCCACGGTTAATTCTTCTGGACAAATTCAGAGCAGACTTACTTCAAGCTATACCCATCAAATCCCCTGAAGTTGCAATAATAAAATATGCTAGGAGGAGGATACTTACTAGTTCGAGAAAACTTATTGAActcattttggttttttcttaTATATGTTCATATatgcatatttttttccctttttttaatgGATTGTTGCTTAACCCTTGCAGAACACTGAAGAAGACAATAGTCCTTGTCAGTTGGGAGTGCCTATTCAAAACTCAGTAGTGAAAAGTTATAAACCTAAATCAATCCCCACTGAGAAGATGACTGTAGGAGGTACCTCTGTGCGTGAAAATGTAACTGAGACCACTGAAGCAAGATCAATGGAGGATTATACTGAGAAGATTTCAGGAGAACACAAGTGTAGAAATATGTCAGGAAAACTAACCAGCCTTTCAGACCATGCCAATAGTAGTATGTTTTTGGGTGCAGGGGATTTCTGTGGAAATCAAATAACCACTCAAGTGCTTCAGGAGGAGGCAAAACAGCAAACTGCTGAAAATTTGAAGCTGATGTATGAGACAGAAGAAAGCTATAAACATGTTGATTTATTAATGAAAGTTGAGCAATTAAACTCAGAGCTGAACTTTCAGAATGTACGATTAACTCCAAAGAGCTCAGCTTTTGCAGAACTGAAGAAAGCCAGTGTAGGTGAGGAAGAAAACTGTGACATACAGGAAAACCTGGAATCAGTCTCTGAAAATAAACAATTATATCTTACTGTGGTCTCATTAGACAAAGAACCTGAGAATGTCAAGTCTGAGCTGAAGGTGCATAAAGTTAGATTGTCTAATGCAGCAGATGCATTGGATGATGTAGAAATGAACAAGAGAGATTGTCACGAACCATTTCTTGCAGATGAAAATGAACTAAGAACTCCAAAATTTGAGCAAGTTAGTACTGAGAACCATGAGCACGATATCGAAATGCTTCAGGCAAAATGTCAGCAATTACAGGGGGAGAGGGATATTAATATGAAAACTCTTTCCAGCTTTCAAGAGCACCTTGCTTCAGTCACAGCTGAGAGAAACGGTATTGGCCAAGAACTGACTattttgtttgaaaataaaGAACAACTGGATAAGAAGTATCAGAAGCTacaagagaaattaaaagagCTGGAGTCAACTAAAACAGATTCTGCTGAGATCATTAGAAGATTAGAGGATGAATTAAGGACACAAACAAATCTGCTTGAGACAGCAAAATCTGATTTAAATCAGTTATCAAATGAAAAAGATCATCTTCTGCAGAAGTTGCAAAGTTTTGAAAATGATGCCATGTCTCTTgcctcagaaaaagaaaaactccaaaatgaagcagctgattggaagaaggaaaaagagctcATTGTAAGAAAGTTGGAAAAGTTGCAGAGTCAATTAAGTtcatcagaaacagaaaattcaaAGCTTTACAGATCTTTGGAAGTCTTACTAATGGAAAAAAGTGAACTTGCTGCTAGActcagctcagcacagaaagAAGTTGACCAAATGCGATGTGGAATTGAGAAGCTGAAAGTAAAAATTGAATCtgatgagaagaaaaaacaccacATGGCTGAAAAGCTGAAAGAGAGTGAACGGAAAGCTGACTCTCTTCTGGATAAAATAGAGAGGCTTGAAAGAGAATTGGAGATGTCAGAGAAAAATCTAGAAGATACAGTCATTCAGTCAGAGGTTgctaaagcagaagcagaaacattAACAATGGAGATGGAAGAGATGACAGAAAAACTGAAATTACAAATTGATGCCCTCACCTCACAAAAAGATTGTTTGGCTAAAGatttgaaagaaaagcaagaaagaataCTTGAACTAGAATCTTCAAATCTGACCATAGCAAAACTgttagaagaaaaagaggaagactATATGCAAATCAGGGATGGCTTTGAAAATACAGTGGTATTGCTGCAATCTGAGCTTAAAGATATAAGTGAGAAATTAGAGCTTTCTTGCAGGGAAGAAGCTGATGCCAGAGCAAAAGAGCAAATCTTGATTAATGAGTTGGCTCGTCTTGAGCAAGACAAAACAATACTATTACGGGAGtgtcaggaa
It encodes:
- the CENPF gene encoding centromere protein F translates to MSWAVEEWKEGLSPRVLQKIHELESQVDKLKKECQQRQFQLESLEAALQKQKQKVENEKNEAATLKRENQSLMELCDSLEKAKQKVSHDLHVKESQVSIQAGQLNSSKKNIERLEQELKRYKCELERSQQTSIADLSFSGSPQKSFIAPLTPVQSHNDTKFEELEEKYKKKVQGKKTLEMELRARQVKKISQPHPQRSLSHREIARHQASSSVFSWQQEETPSRKHETPARGSSTTSFFPWEKETNSSILSEKNGFDNSFTENCNSSFIIQLKAQNQELNSTVRDLEQQLQAQEKVKKSHMIKQQETELQLNRMKLELTEKDKVLNQTRDKLTQMRTQLDQATTQVQMMEQKVKRLSEELNCQRQNAESARQSLEQKIKAKEKEYQQELSCHQRALQTLDQQWNQIRNNLSQELQQAKNDFNALQAEFDKVKAVKQCLEHSTSDLTQKLCRAEQALLAAQAKEMDLTRSFEEVKQEKNLINCQLEKKLQQIHQLEEELSMVKQSLKQSQNFAEELKNKNTSQETELKLLEEKFKKQESSLLLEKLKTALADMEKQQDSTQILLKEKDNYIKEQNCKISKMEGESEALQKLLGFKQRECEDLQKEATAFSQWKNENDHLINKLKSEKEGMLAHINELESSLQSQQIKNCEHSEKLRMLETECDRKNTEIRELKDVLECKSAELEEQKKAFDELLQKAECSDKKYCKEIENMSCKIFQFTNQISELEEKLQLAATEGLQKEQRYHDLLAEYEKICCLVKEKDTSGMTNNGEVNLPSGQDKTVLGSMQLAANNCIAEDPRCAKPYLEVGKTKDLAILQDQISSLEISLLAQKQLNSNQQQQYEDLLQIKGEAEEKLLSVEQMHESFVTETKQHISNLQDDISTRQKLVEESLAILEEKDMQLQTLNERLETQQGELQDLKINNKLLEDSVRQLKHMSETWDSEKKVMSSTICSYSKEVEELTEENAILKNLSRALEKEQITLLETNKSISDGLKEKEEIISEMSEKHREEQQRSESRTEEIKTELKVLQANYKSVEEENVKMVSILREQTVEFEEKKAKLEQEQQFFCENKDILHKLKASEQMKKDLIQEFKQLHSEFSSIQQVPSTELDCLTQEALNVRATQNTMQEKCALVFQDKGQSRKELETKSESLMCGLSCEQKLHSEQFRKSMEEKDAELNKYQVKLELLQMDFEDRELCLENYKLKVIQLETELKGTEAELEKNVREKERLQQELLSVKELKTLDSAHTVLDEDGYSLEYDYDSVSQNCGQKGMDESCSSFLLASSLQAAMNNLSEPEKICERLQSENVVSASGFKVSKPNDITGINMEEEKENIMNADKNSEKAIFPEELMDQSDNCNLSMHFDNKEMSFRLRECCTGPCSDHKDLKLSSEEVKIHFAEGREKFLSFQDEHTESYRQHCSMCFRIPQLQSCTETLKAENSALSKSLSSAYKDSVSVLLSSSQTDTLSKLDETKSMVSFSNLFDLSSSFTEASEVADSSNSGMCNWIEEMNQPDSSPEGATYILVKNSHNAHRSDSVGECSSITPKKSNLEGRIEELQMLCQTYKKAIKVLQDQFHIQENMKNEEIQELRKVILSERTEIDQLKQQNLSDEKEWQQKLKNVTMEMEYKLAAERKQTEILSLELEAARFQLQVLDLSSHSLLCTDTENNTEEDNSPCQLGVPIQNSVVKSYKPKSIPTEKMTVGGTSVRENVTETTEARSMEDYTEKISGEHKCRNMSGKLTSLSDHANSSMFLGAGDFCGNQITTQVLQEEAKQQTAENLKLMYETEESYKHVDLLMKVEQLNSELNFQNVRLTPKSSAFAELKKASVGEEENCDIQENLESVSENKQLYLTVVSLDKEPENVKSELKVHKVRLSNAADALDDVEMNKRDCHEPFLADENELRTPKFEQVSTENHEHDIEMLQAKCQQLQGERDINMKTLSSFQEHLASVTAERNGIGQELTILFENKEQLDKKYQKLQEKLKELESTKTDSAEIIRRLEDELRTQTNLLETAKSDLNQLSNEKDHLLQKLQSFENDAMSLASEKEKLQNEAADWKKEKELIVRKLEKLQSQLSSSETENSKLYRSLEVLLMEKSELAARLSSAQKEVDQMRCGIEKLKVKIESDEKKKHHMAEKLKESERKADSLLDKIERLERELEMSEKNLEDTVIQSEVAKAEAETLTMEMEEMTEKLKLQIDALTSQKDCLAKDLKEKQERILELESSNLTIAKLLEEKEEDYMQIRDGFENTVVLLQSELKDISEKLELSCREEADARAKEQILINELARLEQDKTILLRECQEIKKENTKLDQTREVLVQELMDCKQSLYEKVQENDSLQRQVKETEELSLELAHMQQEHECWYQEKKRLQNLIAELKLKEQHLSDNESFPDILNVLKVSYKDLEKELESTVCEKSTLYEKVNELTESHAELQVKLRDTEGKIAKLQEEFATERNKFAEEMQFMQEHLEKNKAQLHLAMSEKNELTKSLEMVQKELQEKESEMKREISEYKDRLLQAEKEHQDALTEANRKNEVEIEACQEKVNSLQHFISSQKLEIECLKSNKEELNNSLKEANQTLGELLKMKADNSNLIVQLKKENEFAHNEVQLWMQSCKQMEQEKEMLQKQLAECDELSTSKKEGAEENAVVEEINRKLEELQESTEVKIREANENLEKYSSLIVKYYKLEEENDMLKTQVILLSGQLKQPASDVVSTPLLSSDNSLTVSNQSIKEMRSGEDTTKLSSKRQRYEDNGKDNEEPRCPMPETSSKKKRKGDIFQKLLDQENTDDEPDGLPEVVEKGFADIPTGKTSPYILRRTTANLSGSHCLASPGGRLPLLTQEIQKCRPDKLGERSCSTPGGSKPQKVTVGPQPQAVTTFLSVKSMLRSPLCQYMLPRKTASDNTRENHMVDKDKNSLNEQGLPEQDEQKENCKVQ